Proteins from a genomic interval of Stenotrophomonas sp. WZN-1:
- the pepQ gene encoding Xaa-Pro dipeptidase, whose translation MIQQDPGALYPDHLAVLCRRAEQALARGGFDHLVVPSGTLHYQVFDDRDYPYAVNPQFKAWLPLTRVSNSWIVFTPGRRPAVIFHQPFDYWHVVPDAPSGWWVDHFDIHIIRKPEEALALLPADPSRCAILGEPQSALGNYVPNNPAAVVNYLEWHRGSKTPYEIALMRQAQVLGVRGHRAAEAAFRNGADEFSIHMAYCQAVGQDANELPYGNIVALNEHAAVLHYTELGRKAPQPLRSFLIDAGASAHGYASDITRTYAAQGHDEFAAMIAAVDAAQKQMCAAVRPGFDYKQLHVDAHLSLMGVLKDFGVIKVSPQTALETGVSAAFFPHGIGHLIGLQVHDVAGFAASDEGGRIERPAGHPYLRLTRVLEPGMVVTIEPGLYFIDMLLNEVKDASHGDAINWERVDFFRPYGGIRIEDEVLCTEGEADNLTRPEFAAANG comes from the coding sequence ATGATCCAGCAAGACCCCGGCGCCCTGTATCCCGACCACCTGGCCGTGCTGTGCCGACGTGCCGAACAGGCGCTGGCCCGCGGCGGCTTCGATCACCTGGTGGTGCCCAGTGGCACCCTGCACTACCAGGTGTTCGATGATCGCGACTACCCGTACGCGGTCAATCCGCAGTTCAAGGCCTGGCTGCCGCTGACCCGCGTATCCAACAGCTGGATCGTGTTCACCCCCGGCAGGCGCCCCGCGGTGATCTTCCACCAGCCCTTCGACTACTGGCACGTGGTGCCGGATGCGCCGAGCGGCTGGTGGGTGGACCACTTCGACATCCACATCATCCGCAAGCCCGAAGAAGCACTGGCCCTGCTGCCGGCCGATCCGTCGCGCTGCGCGATCCTCGGCGAGCCGCAGAGCGCGCTGGGCAACTACGTGCCGAACAACCCGGCGGCGGTAGTGAACTACCTGGAATGGCACCGCGGCAGCAAGACGCCGTATGAAATCGCGCTGATGCGCCAGGCGCAGGTGCTGGGCGTGCGCGGCCACCGCGCCGCCGAGGCCGCATTCCGCAACGGCGCCGACGAATTCAGCATCCACATGGCGTACTGCCAGGCGGTCGGCCAGGATGCCAACGAGCTGCCCTACGGCAACATCGTGGCGCTGAATGAACATGCCGCCGTGCTGCATTACACCGAGCTGGGCCGCAAGGCACCGCAGCCGCTGCGCAGCTTCCTGATCGATGCCGGCGCCAGCGCGCACGGCTATGCCAGCGACATCACCCGCACCTACGCCGCGCAGGGCCACGACGAATTCGCCGCGATGATCGCCGCCGTCGATGCGGCCCAGAAGCAGATGTGCGCAGCCGTGCGCCCGGGCTTCGACTACAAGCAGCTGCACGTGGACGCACATCTTTCGCTGATGGGCGTGCTGAAGGACTTCGGCGTGATCAAGGTCTCGCCGCAGACCGCGCTGGAAACCGGCGTCAGTGCCGCATTCTTCCCGCACGGCATCGGCCACCTGATCGGCCTGCAGGTGCACGACGTGGCGGGTTTCGCAGCCAGCGACGAGGGTGGCCGCATCGAGCGCCCGGCGGGCCATCCGTACCTGCGCCTGACCCGCGTACTGGAACCGGGCATGGTGGTGACCATCGAACCCGGCCTATACTTCATCGACATGCTGTTGAACGAAGTGAAGGACGCCAGCCATGGCGATGCGATCAACTGGGAGCGCGTGGACTTCTTCCGTCCGTATGGCGGCATCCGCATCGAAGACGAAGTGCTGTGCACCGAGGGCGAAGCGGACAACCTGACGCGGCCGGAGTTTGCGGCGGCGAACGGCTGA
- a CDS encoding aminopeptidase P N-terminal domain-containing protein, with protein MKQRTGIAAGEYKRRRRQLMDMAGEDAILVLPAAAEKVRSLDTHYPFRQDSDFQYLSGFPEPEAVLVLIPGRRHGEAILFCRERDAEREAWDGSRAGQEGAVSQFGMDDAYPIDDLDEILPGLLEGRSRVYYHFGRDADFDLKLIGWVNRVRSQVRHGAQPPHEFLELGHLLHEQRLFKSGAEVALMHHAAQISVRAHLAAMKAARAGIHEYELQAELERVFRANDAVPAYCSIVGAGRNGCILHYRDNNARSRDGELVLIDAGAEYRGYASDITRTFPVNGRFSAEQRALHDLVGDAQAAALAQAKPGVAYEMGHLAAVQTLTEGLLRLGLLKGTLEKNLSEGLYQRFYRHKTGHWIGLDVHDVGDYRLAGDSRLLEPGMAFTIEPGLYIGVDDTTVEPRWRGIGIRTEDDVLITDDGHRVLTEGLARSADEIEAVMAG; from the coding sequence ATCAAGCAGCGCACCGGCATCGCGGCCGGCGAATACAAGCGTCGGCGCCGCCAGCTGATGGACATGGCCGGCGAGGACGCGATCCTGGTGCTGCCGGCCGCGGCCGAGAAGGTGCGCAGCCTCGATACCCATTACCCGTTTCGGCAGGATTCGGACTTCCAGTACCTGAGCGGCTTCCCCGAGCCGGAAGCAGTGCTGGTGCTGATCCCGGGGCGACGCCACGGCGAAGCCATCCTGTTCTGCCGCGAGCGCGATGCCGAGCGCGAGGCCTGGGACGGCAGCCGTGCCGGTCAGGAGGGCGCTGTATCGCAGTTCGGCATGGATGATGCCTATCCGATCGATGATCTGGACGAGATCCTGCCGGGCCTGCTGGAAGGGCGTTCGCGCGTCTATTACCACTTCGGCCGCGATGCCGACTTCGACCTGAAGCTGATCGGCTGGGTCAACCGCGTTCGCTCGCAGGTGCGCCACGGCGCGCAGCCGCCGCATGAGTTCCTGGAGCTGGGCCACCTGCTGCATGAGCAGCGCCTGTTCAAGTCCGGCGCCGAAGTGGCGTTGATGCACCACGCCGCGCAGATCAGCGTGCGTGCGCATCTGGCCGCGATGAAGGCAGCCAGGGCCGGCATCCACGAGTACGAACTGCAGGCGGAGCTGGAACGCGTGTTCCGCGCCAACGACGCCGTGCCGGCGTATTGCAGCATCGTCGGTGCGGGCCGTAATGGCTGCATCCTGCATTACCGCGACAACAACGCACGTTCGCGCGACGGCGAACTGGTGCTGATCGACGCCGGTGCCGAATATCGCGGCTATGCCAGCGACATCACCCGCACCTTCCCGGTGAACGGTCGCTTCAGTGCCGAGCAGCGTGCACTGCACGACCTGGTCGGTGATGCGCAGGCCGCGGCACTGGCCCAGGCCAAGCCGGGCGTGGCCTACGAGATGGGTCACCTGGCGGCGGTGCAGACCCTGACCGAAGGCCTGTTGCGGCTGGGCCTGCTGAAGGGCACGCTGGAAAAGAACCTGTCCGAGGGCCTGTACCAGCGTTTCTACCGGCACAAGACCGGGCACTGGATCGGGCTGGACGTGCACGATGTGGGCGATTACCGCCTGGCGGGCGATTCGCGCCTGCTGGAGCCGGGCATGGCGTTCACCATCGAGCCGGGGCTGTACATCGGCGTGGACGACACGACGGTGGAACCGCGCTGGCGCGGTATCGGCATCCGCACCGAGGATGACGTGCTGATCACCGATGATGGCCATCGCGTACTGACCGAAGGCCTGGCGCGCAGCGCCGACGAGATCGAAGCGGTGATGGCGGGGTAA
- a CDS encoding YecA family protein has translation MTELPSVDDVTRASQELGLGATAAELHGALCGWLAAGGAPGNDWPARVLADDNLPPVAADSVLGQLLQVTIKQLEDRDFAFELLLTDGDDVSAQADAMFSWTRSFLGGFGLGSGGRRPTLSEEGEEALTDMASLARASSEDFEAGGDDDDEALSEIEEFIRVAVLLLHGDVVLASRHRQRLN, from the coding sequence ATGACCGAACTTCCCTCCGTCGACGACGTTACCCGCGCCAGCCAGGAACTGGGCCTGGGCGCCACCGCTGCCGAGCTGCACGGCGCGCTGTGTGGCTGGCTGGCCGCCGGCGGCGCCCCCGGCAACGACTGGCCGGCGCGCGTGCTGGCCGACGACAACCTGCCGCCGGTGGCCGCCGACAGCGTGCTAGGGCAGCTGCTGCAGGTGACCATCAAGCAGCTGGAAGACCGCGACTTCGCCTTCGAACTGCTGCTGACCGACGGCGACGACGTGTCCGCGCAGGCCGATGCCATGTTCAGCTGGACCCGCTCGTTCCTGGGCGGTTTCGGCCTGGGCAGCGGCGGCCGCCGCCCGACCCTGTCCGAAGAGGGCGAAGAAGCGCTGACCGACATGGCCAGCCTGGCCCGTGCCTCCAGCGAGGATTTCGAGGCCGGCGGCGATGACGATGACGAAGCCCTGTCGGAGATCGAGGAATTCATCCGCGTGGCGGTTCTGCTGCTGCACGGTGACGTGGTGCTGGCCTCGCGCCATCGGCAGCGCCTGAACTGA
- a CDS encoding TIGR02449 family protein produces MEPADPLAQLQDFAARVEALLERNQRLAEENRSLRHQQEQLVAERSTLLAKNEQARSRVEAMISRLKSLEQHT; encoded by the coding sequence ATGGAACCCGCCGATCCCCTTGCCCAGCTGCAGGACTTCGCCGCCCGCGTGGAAGCGTTGCTTGAACGCAACCAGCGCCTGGCCGAGGAGAACCGCAGCCTGCGCCACCAGCAGGAACAGCTGGTGGCCGAGCGTTCCACGCTGCTGGCCAAGAACGAGCAGGCACGCTCGCGGGTGGAAGCAATGATCAGCCGGCTCAAATCCCTGGAGCAGCACACATGA
- a CDS encoding cell division protein ZapA, translating to MSAEPVSVRILDREYTVGVGGDERDSLMAAARLLDARMREIRGSNRMAAVDRVAVLAALNLAHELQLLRDENARQAVALQQTLADLNRRLDRAIDSTP from the coding sequence ATGAGCGCCGAACCGGTCAGTGTCCGCATCCTCGATCGTGAATACACCGTGGGTGTCGGCGGCGATGAACGCGACAGCCTGATGGCCGCCGCGCGCCTGCTCGATGCACGCATGCGCGAAATCCGCGGCAGCAACCGCATGGCCGCCGTCGACCGCGTCGCCGTGCTGGCCGCGCTGAACCTGGCCCATGAACTGCAGCTGCTGCGCGACGAGAACGCCCGCCAGGCCGTGGCCCTGCAGCAGACGCTGGCCGACCTGAACCGGCGCCTGGACCGCGCGATCGACAGCACCCCATAG
- a CDS encoding 5-formyltetrahydrofolate cyclo-ligase — protein MTDTRQALRHDLRQRRRDLSAAERIAAAESLADALLALPFAPREGAVAGYWALDGEIALHRWQLQLPEGLTYCLPVLAGDVLRFAPWRPGQPLTSNRYGIPEPDVAMEDTLEPAQMTLVVTPLVGFDTQCRRLGMGGGWYDRSFAFRHDRPAPPWLVGAAFAVQQVESLPVASWDVPVDAICTEDGTLFPSAAPVNA, from the coding sequence ATGACCGACACGCGCCAGGCCCTGCGCCACGACCTGCGGCAACGCCGCCGCGACCTTTCCGCCGCTGAGCGCATCGCCGCCGCCGAATCGCTTGCCGATGCCCTGCTGGCCCTGCCGTTCGCCCCGCGCGAAGGCGCGGTGGCCGGCTACTGGGCGCTGGATGGCGAAATCGCCCTGCACCGCTGGCAACTGCAGCTACCCGAAGGACTCACCTACTGCCTGCCGGTGCTGGCCGGCGACGTGCTGCGCTTCGCGCCGTGGCGGCCCGGGCAGCCGCTGACCAGCAACCGCTACGGCATTCCCGAGCCGGACGTGGCGATGGAAGACACCCTGGAACCGGCGCAGATGACGCTGGTGGTGACCCCACTGGTGGGCTTCGACACACAGTGCCGGCGGCTGGGCATGGGGGGCGGCTGGTATGATCGCAGCTTCGCCTTCCGCCACGACCGGCCGGCGCCGCCCTGGCTGGTCGGTGCTGCGTTCGCGGTGCAGCAGGTCGAGTCCTTGCCGGTGGCGTCGTGGGACGTGCCGGTGGATGCGATCTGCACCGAAGACGGCACCCTGTTCCCCTCCGCTGCCCCCGTGAACGCATGA
- a CDS encoding EVE domain-containing protein: MTARKRYWLMKSEPDAFSIDDLAKVKVEPWNGVRNYQARNFMRDGMQVGDGILFYHSNTKVPGIVGLATVASPAYPDDTQFDPESDYHDPKSTRENPRWMLVDVGFDRKLKQVIALDEIKLHAEALGEGFPLVAKGNRLSVFPVTAAQWKLLLSLEKKS, from the coding sequence ATGACCGCCCGCAAGCGCTACTGGCTGATGAAGTCCGAACCGGACGCCTTCTCCATCGATGACCTGGCCAAGGTCAAGGTCGAACCCTGGAACGGGGTGCGCAACTACCAGGCGCGCAACTTCATGCGCGATGGCATGCAGGTCGGCGACGGCATCCTGTTCTACCACTCCAATACCAAGGTGCCCGGCATCGTCGGCCTGGCCACGGTGGCCAGCCCGGCCTATCCGGACGACACCCAGTTTGATCCCGAATCCGACTACCACGACCCCAAGAGCACGCGCGAGAACCCGCGCTGGATGCTGGTGGACGTGGGCTTCGACCGCAAGCTCAAGCAGGTGATCGCGCTGGACGAGATCAAGCTGCACGCCGAAGCGCTCGGTGAAGGCTTCCCGCTGGTTGCCAAGGGCAACCGCCTGTCGGTGTTCCCGGTGACCGCCGCGCAGTGGAAGCTGCTGCTGTCGCTGGAAAAGAAATCCTGA
- the rpiA gene encoding ribose-5-phosphate isomerase RpiA, whose amino-acid sequence MSEAKRLAAEKAIEYVEDGMIVGVGTGSTVAYFIDALARIQHRIKGAVSSSEQSTARLKQHGIEVIELNHSGNLSLYVDGADECDANKCLIKGGGAALTREKIIAEASERFICIVDPSKQVPVLGKFPLPVEVIPMARSLVARQIRDMTGGQPTWREGVVTDNGNQILDIHNLQITDPEKLERELNQLPGVVCVGLFARRRADVVIVGGEPPIVL is encoded by the coding sequence ATGTCCGAAGCCAAGCGCCTGGCCGCCGAGAAAGCCATCGAGTACGTTGAAGACGGCATGATCGTCGGTGTCGGCACCGGTTCCACCGTGGCCTATTTCATCGATGCCCTGGCCCGCATCCAGCACCGCATCAAGGGTGCCGTGTCCAGCTCCGAGCAGAGCACCGCGCGCCTGAAGCAACACGGCATCGAAGTGATCGAGCTGAACCACAGCGGCAACCTGTCTCTGTACGTGGACGGCGCCGATGAGTGCGACGCCAACAAGTGCCTGATCAAGGGCGGCGGTGCCGCGCTGACCCGCGAGAAGATCATCGCCGAGGCCAGCGAGCGCTTCATCTGCATCGTCGACCCGAGCAAGCAAGTGCCGGTGCTGGGCAAGTTCCCGCTGCCGGTGGAAGTGATCCCGATGGCGCGCAGCCTGGTCGCCCGCCAGATCCGCGACATGACCGGCGGCCAGCCGACCTGGCGCGAAGGCGTGGTCACCGACAACGGCAACCAGATCCTGGATATCCACAACCTGCAGATCACCGATCCGGAAAAGCTGGAACGCGAGCTCAACCAGCTGCCGGGCGTGGTCTGCGTCGGCCTGTTCGCGCGCCGTCGCGCCGACGTGGTGATCGTCGGCGGCGAGCCGCCGATCGTGCTCTGA
- a CDS encoding DUF192 domain-containing protein codes for MSLLRSLLMLPLLALAGCATDAARHWVELDGARYQVELATNDETRARGLMFRDQMSADHGMLFIHDREEMQAYWMKNTKIALDILYFDSQRKLVSQQRDVPPCSAGDMCPPYPSGGPARYVLELNAGQAEKLQLKDGTELKLGPGIE; via the coding sequence ATGTCGCTGTTGCGTTCGCTGCTGATGCTTCCGCTGCTGGCCCTGGCCGGCTGTGCCACCGACGCGGCCCGTCATTGGGTCGAGCTGGATGGCGCCCGCTACCAGGTGGAGCTGGCCACCAACGATGAAACCCGCGCGCGCGGGCTGATGTTCCGCGATCAGATGTCGGCCGACCACGGCATGCTGTTCATCCACGACCGCGAAGAAATGCAGGCGTACTGGATGAAGAACACCAAGATCGCGCTGGACATCCTGTACTTCGACAGCCAGCGCAAGCTGGTCAGCCAGCAGCGCGATGTGCCGCCGTGCTCGGCCGGCGACATGTGCCCGCCCTATCCCAGCGGCGGCCCGGCGCGCTACGTGCTGGAGCTCAACGCTGGCCAGGCCGAGAAGCTGCAGCTGAAGGATGGCACGGAGCTGAAGCTCGGCCCGGGCATCGAGTAG
- a CDS encoding SirB1 family protein translates to MQDRITLPDWDALADLEDEALPLLPTALLIARDEYPDLQPSTYDALIQSHVEHLRSEVDSIDNSPLKMAAINRHLFDELGYSGDHDEYYDPRNSYLNQVFERRLGNPISLALVQMEVARRLGIPLDGVSFPGHFLVRLPVDDGVLVMDPFNGGRPLDVDELRERAKSHLGGQMPDDQVLAQILDPAPARAILMRMLRNLHGVYAEAGEWDRAARSADRLLKLAPEQDDALRDRGLAYLQLEYLAGARHDLGQYLKRNPEASDAQWLREKLIDLGGPVPRLH, encoded by the coding sequence ATGCAGGACCGGATCACACTCCCCGACTGGGATGCACTGGCCGACCTCGAAGACGAGGCGCTGCCACTGTTGCCGACCGCGCTGCTGATCGCGCGCGATGAATACCCCGATCTGCAGCCGTCAACCTACGACGCGCTGATCCAGAGCCACGTCGAGCATCTCCGTTCGGAAGTGGACAGCATCGACAACAGCCCGTTGAAGATGGCGGCGATCAACCGCCACCTGTTCGACGAACTGGGCTACAGCGGCGACCACGACGAGTACTACGATCCGCGCAACAGCTACCTCAACCAGGTATTCGAGCGCCGCCTGGGCAACCCGATCTCGCTGGCGCTGGTGCAGATGGAAGTCGCGCGCCGGCTGGGCATTCCGCTCGACGGCGTGTCCTTCCCCGGCCACTTCCTGGTGCGCCTGCCGGTGGACGACGGCGTGCTGGTGATGGATCCGTTCAATGGCGGCCGCCCGCTGGACGTGGACGAACTGCGCGAGCGGGCCAAGTCACACCTGGGCGGGCAGATGCCCGACGACCAGGTGCTGGCGCAGATCCTCGACCCGGCGCCGGCGCGCGCGATCCTGATGCGCATGCTGCGCAACCTGCACGGCGTGTATGCCGAGGCCGGCGAATGGGACCGCGCCGCGCGCAGTGCCGACCGCCTGCTGAAGCTCGCCCCGGAGCAGGACGATGCGCTGCGTGATCGCGGCCTGGCCTACCTGCAGCTGGAGTACCTGGCCGGTGCCCGCCACGATCTGGGGCAATACCTGAAGCGCAACCCGGAAGCCAGCGATGCGCAGTGGCTGCGCGAGAAGCTGATCGACCTCGGGGGGCCAGTGCCGCGGCTGCATTGA
- a CDS encoding rubredoxin yields MAARESSPDYPMSDATPTTLRTWMCVVCGFLYSEADGLPEEGIAPGTRWEDIPETWTCPDCGVTKADFEMVEVD; encoded by the coding sequence ATGGCGGCCCGTGAATCCAGCCCTGATTATCCGATGAGCGATGCCACCCCCACCACCTTGCGCACCTGGATGTGCGTGGTCTGCGGCTTCCTTTACAGCGAAGCGGACGGCTTGCCGGAGGAGGGCATCGCGCCGGGGACGCGCTGGGAGGACATTCCCGAGACCTGGACCTGCCCGGACTGTGGCGTGACCAAGGCCGATTTCGAGATGGTCGAGGTCGATTGA
- the thiE gene encoding thiamine phosphate synthase encodes MTSASPAPRGVYLITPDEPDTARLLARTAPLLAAGATWLQYRNKTARDALRREQATALQALCMEHGVPLIVNDDPALAKAVGAAGVHLGGTDGDIPSARARLGPDAIIGASCYDQLDNAKKAVAAGASYVAFGAFFPTTTKITSSRAHTDLLRQSAALGVPRVAIGGLTPDNVGPIIDAGADLVAVVSSVFAAEDPVAVQRAYLAQFA; translated from the coding sequence ATGACTTCTGCTTCCCCGGCGCCCCGCGGCGTCTACCTGATCACCCCGGACGAGCCCGATACCGCGCGCCTGCTGGCCCGCACCGCGCCGCTGCTGGCCGCGGGCGCCACCTGGCTGCAGTACCGCAACAAGACCGCCCGTGACGCGCTGCGGCGCGAGCAGGCCACCGCTCTGCAGGCGCTGTGCATGGAACACGGCGTGCCGCTGATCGTCAACGACGACCCGGCGCTGGCCAAGGCGGTCGGCGCGGCCGGCGTGCATCTGGGCGGCACCGACGGCGACATCCCCAGCGCGCGCGCCCGGCTCGGCCCCGATGCCATCATCGGCGCGTCCTGCTACGACCAGCTGGACAATGCCAAGAAGGCCGTGGCCGCCGGCGCCAGCTACGTGGCCTTCGGCGCGTTCTTCCCGACCACCACCAAGATCACCAGCAGCCGCGCCCATACCGACCTGCTGCGGCAAAGCGCCGCACTGGGCGTGCCGCGGGTGGCGATCGGCGGCCTGACGCCGGACAATGTCGGTCCCATCATCGACGCCGGCGCCGATCTGGTCGCCGTGGTCAGCAGCGTGTTCGCCGCCGAAGACCCGGTTGCGGTCCAGCGCGCCTACCTCGCCCAGTTCGCGTAA
- the hemL gene encoding glutamate-1-semialdehyde 2,1-aminomutase, which yields MNHDQSHALFSRAQQLLPGGVNSPVRAFKSVGGEPFFVERADGAYLYDVDGNRYIDYVGSWGPMIVGHNHPAVRQAVKKAIDNGLSFGAPCAAEVTMAETITRLVPSCEMVRMVNSGTEATLSAIRLARGATGRNRIVKFEGCYHGHGDSFLVKAGSGMLTLGVPTSPGVPAGLSELTLTLPYNDFEAATALFEQQGNDIAGLIIEPVVGNANCIPPREGYLQHLRELCTKHGALLIFDEVMTGFRVALGGAQAHYGITPDLTTFGKIIGGGMPVGAYGGRRELMQQIAPAGPIYQAGTLSGNPVAMAAGLAMLELIRQPGFHADLAERTARLCAGLEAAAAEAGVAVTTTRVGAMFGLFFTSEKVETYAQATACDIPAFNRFFHAMLDQGVFLAPSAYEAGFLSSAHDDAVIEATLAAARVAFKAAKG from the coding sequence ATGAACCACGACCAGTCCCACGCCCTGTTCTCCCGCGCCCAGCAGCTGCTGCCGGGCGGCGTCAATTCGCCGGTACGCGCGTTCAAGTCGGTCGGTGGGGAACCGTTCTTCGTCGAGCGCGCCGACGGCGCCTACCTGTACGACGTCGATGGCAACCGCTACATCGACTACGTCGGTTCCTGGGGACCGATGATCGTCGGCCACAACCACCCGGCCGTGCGCCAGGCGGTGAAGAAGGCGATCGACAACGGCCTGTCGTTCGGTGCGCCGTGCGCGGCCGAAGTGACCATGGCCGAGACCATCACCCGCCTGGTGCCGTCGTGCGAGATGGTGCGCATGGTCAACTCCGGCACCGAAGCCACGCTGTCGGCGATCCGGCTGGCGCGTGGTGCGACCGGCCGCAACCGCATCGTGAAGTTCGAAGGCTGCTACCACGGCCATGGCGACTCGTTCCTGGTCAAGGCCGGCAGCGGCATGCTGACCCTGGGCGTGCCGACCTCGCCGGGCGTCCCGGCCGGCCTGAGCGAACTGACCCTGACCCTGCCCTACAACGACTTCGAAGCGGCCACTGCCCTGTTCGAACAGCAGGGTAACGACATCGCCGGCCTGATCATCGAACCGGTGGTCGGCAACGCCAACTGCATCCCGCCGCGCGAGGGTTACCTGCAGCACCTGCGCGAACTGTGCACGAAGCACGGCGCGCTGCTGATCTTCGACGAGGTGATGACCGGCTTCCGCGTCGCCCTCGGCGGCGCGCAGGCGCACTACGGCATCACACCGGACCTGACCACCTTCGGCAAGATCATCGGCGGCGGCATGCCGGTGGGTGCCTACGGCGGCCGCCGCGAGCTGATGCAGCAGATCGCCCCGGCCGGCCCGATCTACCAGGCCGGCACGCTGAGCGGCAACCCGGTGGCGATGGCTGCTGGCCTGGCGATGCTGGAACTGATCCGGCAGCCGGGCTTCCACGCCGACCTGGCCGAGCGCACCGCGCGCCTGTGTGCCGGCCTGGAAGCGGCCGCCGCCGAAGCCGGCGTGGCCGTGACCACCACCCGCGTGGGTGCGATGTTCGGCCTGTTCTTCACCAGTGAGAAGGTGGAGACCTATGCGCAGGCCACTGCCTGTGACATCCCGGCGTTCAACCGCTTCTTCCACGCGATGCTGGACCAGGGCGTGTTCCTGGCACCGTCGGCGTACGAGGCCGGTTTCCTGTCCAGCGCCCACGACGATGCCGTGATCGAGGCCACCCTGGCCGCCGCACGCGTGGCATTCAAGGCCGCCAAGGGCTGA
- the azu gene encoding azurin has product MKAWMVAVGLGALMLAPSAMARVCAVSIDSTDQMSFSSREIKVAADCSAVDLTLRHTGKLAATAMGHNWVLTRTADYQPVAMAGMRMTLADSYLPKADKRVLAHTKVIGGGETTRVRFSTQGLQKGGDYTFFCSFPGHFAMMKGKFVFG; this is encoded by the coding sequence ATGAAAGCTTGGATGGTGGCAGTGGGACTGGGTGCGCTGATGCTGGCGCCGTCGGCGATGGCACGGGTGTGTGCGGTGAGCATCGACAGCACCGACCAGATGAGCTTCAGCAGCCGCGAGATCAAGGTTGCCGCCGACTGCAGTGCGGTGGACCTGACCCTGCGCCACACCGGCAAGCTCGCCGCCACCGCGATGGGACACAACTGGGTGCTGACCCGCACCGCCGATTACCAGCCGGTGGCCATGGCGGGCATGCGCATGACCTTGGCCGACAGCTACCTGCCGAAGGCTGACAAGCGCGTGCTGGCGCATACCAAAGTGATCGGCGGCGGCGAGACCACGCGCGTGCGCTTCTCTACCCAGGGGCTGCAGAAGGGCGGTGACTACACCTTCTTCTGCTCGTTCCCCGGCCACTTCGCGATGATGAAGGGCAAATTCGTCTTCGGTTGA
- a CDS encoding HAD-IA family hydrolase — protein MRIDLLLLDVDGVLVQYQRAQRVLHLAQALEVPTLAVQAALYDSGLEAAHDNGTVNGPDYLARLGALLGRPVDVTTWTAARQAASHPQRAVLQRLQALQLPIAVLTNNGALMVQALPTLLPELFPALQGRVFCSADFGLRKPAPAVFLRTLDVLGVAPSRTLFVDDLFANVRGARAAGLHAETVRDGRGLGKVLKRYAMG, from the coding sequence ATGCGGATCGACCTGTTGCTGCTGGATGTGGATGGCGTTCTGGTGCAGTACCAGCGCGCGCAGCGCGTGCTGCACCTCGCGCAGGCGCTGGAGGTTCCTACGCTGGCCGTGCAGGCCGCGCTGTACGACAGCGGGCTGGAAGCCGCGCACGACAATGGCACGGTGAACGGTCCGGACTATCTGGCACGGCTGGGCGCACTGCTGGGCAGACCCGTCGATGTGACGACATGGACCGCCGCGCGCCAGGCCGCCAGCCATCCGCAGCGCGCGGTGCTGCAGCGACTGCAGGCCCTGCAGCTGCCAATCGCGGTACTGACCAACAATGGCGCACTGATGGTGCAGGCATTGCCCACCCTGCTGCCGGAACTGTTTCCTGCGCTGCAGGGCCGCGTGTTCTGCAGCGCGGATTTCGGCCTGCGCAAACCTGCGCCCGCGGTATTCCTGCGCACACTCGACGTACTCGGCGTGGCGCCTTCGCGCACGCTGTTCGTCGATGATCTGTTCGCCAATGTGCGTGGCGCGCGCGCTGCCGGCCTGCACGCGGAAACCGTGCGCGATGGCCGAGGGTTGGGCAAGGTGTTGAAGCGTTACGCGATGGGCTGA